Sequence from the Ignavibacteria bacterium genome:
ATATGTTCCGCGTGGACAGCCGCTGGGGCGGACTGGTAAGGTTTCTGACGTAATACAATTCAAAAGCAGCGCCAGGAACCATTTCCTGGCGCCTATCCGTGGAAAATGTCGCTCACGAGGGATGTCAGGAAATGGTTCCTGACATCCAACTTTATATCAAATCTTTTCAAGCACAACGGCGGTGCCGTAGGCCAGGACCTCGGTTACGCCTGACATCACCTCGTTTGCATCGTAGCGGATGCCTATGACGGCGTTTGCACCGAGCTCTTCGGCGTGCTGTACCATAAGCTCAAATGAATCATAGCGCGTTTTTTCGCAAAGCTCTGTAAATAGTGTTATGTTGCCGCCAACCAGAGTCTGAAGGCTTGCTCCCACTGTCCCGAAAATAGAGCGGCTTCTTACAACAATACCCCTTACTATGCCAAGGTTTTTTGCCACCCTGTAGCCGTCAATTGAAAATGCAGTTGTAGTTAAGTTATGGTCCATACCCCTCTCCTGTTTTAAGTTTTGACAGGATAAATATATTAAAACAATTAATTAATAGGAAACCGGCTCCCGGCAATTACATTGACTTTATTTTTTAATTCTTTTAGCTTGAAAACGGGCAGAATAGTTAAGAGTAATAGTACAAATGTTATATGAAAAGGAGGATATGAAATGGCTGGAAACAACAGGGTGATCTTTGTCACTGGTGCCACTGGCAAACAGGGAGGAGCGGTTGTAAATCATCTGCAGAAAGAGGGCTTTCAGATTAAGGCGTTAACACGCACCCCCGATAGCGAACCGGCGCGCAGGCTGAAAGACAAAGGAATAGAAATAGTAGTTGGCGATCTATATAATCCCGCCTCATTCAGGCAGCACATAAAGGATGCGTACGGGGTCTTTGCCGTTCAGAACTTCTGGGAGCATGGCTATCAGGGAGAGGTTGAGCAGGGCAAGGCTCTTGTTGATGCCGTAA
This genomic interval carries:
- a CDS encoding YbjQ family protein, coding for MDHNLTTTAFSIDGYRVAKNLGIVRGIVVRSRSIFGTVGASLQTLVGGNITLFTELCEKTRYDSFELMVQHAEELGANAVIGIRYDANEVMSGVTEVLAYGTAVVLEKI